A single genomic interval of Pseudoroseomonas cervicalis harbors:
- a CDS encoding glycosyltransferase family 4 protein, which produces MRIALIMSHADRSMGGATRELHFMRTLREQGAEVAVFRIHPGAETEQESFLGGSVTVTFTPEDKGAHPVPHHKISAAMVEALRGFAPDVVIFKGLSYAINAHVAEALGHGPAYGFIVGGSVTDPVLDRAAFVFGEYEEQLAEHFAGFAAMGTGFVLPKYIDLESTSPPEPPPPAEYDIANVGNFYEKRKNQRDLLRFVPEFRLLLAGGGRPDKAVFGAAEQSGRVHFPGRLDHAALFPLLHRSRIMVHTSTMDGLPRAMVEGMACGLPVIAYRGTVQGGLQHGVQGFLIAPEELEETVRRLLGDEALRQRMSQAAREHVERHHGVPAIRAAASRFLDFLQRTL; this is translated from the coding sequence ATGCGCATCGCCTTGATCATGAGCCACGCCGACCGTTCCATGGGCGGCGCGACCCGCGAGCTGCATTTCATGCGGACGTTGCGCGAACAGGGGGCGGAGGTGGCCGTGTTCCGCATCCATCCCGGGGCGGAGACCGAGCAGGAAAGCTTCCTCGGCGGCAGCGTCACCGTCACCTTCACGCCCGAGGACAAGGGCGCGCATCCGGTGCCGCACCACAAGATCTCCGCCGCCATGGTGGAGGCGCTGCGCGGTTTCGCTCCCGATGTCGTGATCTTCAAGGGGCTGAGCTACGCCATCAACGCGCATGTCGCCGAGGCGCTGGGCCATGGCCCGGCCTATGGCTTCATCGTCGGCGGCAGCGTCACCGATCCGGTGCTGGACCGGGCCGCCTTCGTCTTCGGCGAGTATGAGGAGCAGCTGGCCGAGCATTTCGCCGGTTTCGCCGCCATGGGCACCGGCTTCGTGCTGCCGAAATATATCGACCTCGAATCGACCAGCCCGCCCGAGCCGCCGCCGCCGGCCGAATACGACATCGCCAATGTCGGCAATTTCTATGAGAAGCGGAAGAACCAGCGCGACCTGCTGCGCTTCGTGCCGGAGTTCCGCCTGCTGCTGGCCGGCGGCGGCCGCCCCGACAAGGCGGTGTTCGGCGCGGCGGAGCAGAGCGGGCGGGTGCATTTCCCGGGCCGGCTGGACCATGCGGCGCTGTTCCCGCTGCTGCATCGCAGCCGCATCATGGTGCACACCTCGACCATGGACGGGCTGCCGCGCGCGATGGTGGAGGGCATGGCCTGCGGCCTGCCGGTCATCGCCTATCGCGGCACCGTCCAGGGCGGGCTGCAGCACGGGGTGCAGGGTTTCCTGATCGCGCCCGAGGAGCTGGAGGAGACGGTGCGCCGGCTGCTCGGCGACGAGGCGCTGAGACAGCGCATGAGCCAGGCGGCGCGCGAGCATGTGGAGCGCCACCATGGCGTGCCGGCGATCCGCGCCGCCGCCTCGCGTTTCCTCGACTTCCTGCAACGCACGCTCTGA
- a CDS encoding glycosyltransferase: MRCLVISPTPSHPGNAGNRQRIQALLKRLKGFGHEVHFCFVMRETVGERDLAAMREAWDSLITLPYDRQQERRSLGNVFGIDDWFPASLQASIAAIADADSYDLVLVEYVFLSKALELFPPGTLKIIDTHDVFAHRDQRLRAIGLEPSFFYTTPEEEARGLDRADLVLAIQDEERAELEERSRARVVTLGHVPEAPSLPPRAATAAPVIGYLGSANPINQSALRALLGALDLPELAAQGARLLVGGGASRAAEGQPAPVQPVGEVAELAGFYAGLDLAVNPHQGGTGLKIKTVEALAHGRPVLGTADAFLGLEPEAPYHAVGSAAALAPHLLRYAAEPGFRAEVAAASQALYARYVAAVERQASLLRNRAALRAALQRPRVLLVTDLPFWQESLGNHARIAEMLRVGRQLMDFDVFSLRSLSPAERATAQRLVGGRGRVFSFKDYPAGVSPLPELDRDRRADAAIRAHAIRPRLLRRAGGASGAAQLRHRHRRIHPAELSAARQGLPGPVGARHA, translated from the coding sequence ATGCGTTGCCTCGTCATCTCGCCCACCCCGAGCCATCCCGGCAATGCCGGCAACCGCCAGCGCATCCAGGCGCTGCTGAAGCGGCTGAAGGGCTTCGGCCATGAGGTGCATTTCTGTTTCGTCATGCGCGAGACGGTGGGGGAGCGCGACCTCGCCGCCATGCGCGAGGCCTGGGATTCGCTGATCACCCTGCCCTATGACCGGCAGCAGGAACGGCGCAGCCTGGGCAATGTCTTCGGCATCGACGACTGGTTCCCGGCCTCGCTGCAGGCCTCCATCGCCGCCATCGCCGACGCCGATTCCTATGATCTGGTGCTGGTCGAATACGTCTTCCTCAGCAAGGCGCTGGAGCTGTTCCCGCCGGGCACGCTGAAGATCATCGACACCCACGACGTCTTCGCGCATCGCGACCAGCGGCTGCGCGCCATCGGGCTCGAGCCCTCCTTCTTCTACACCACGCCGGAGGAGGAGGCGCGCGGCCTCGACCGCGCCGACCTCGTGCTGGCGATCCAGGACGAGGAACGCGCCGAGCTGGAGGAGCGCAGCCGCGCCCGGGTGGTGACGCTGGGCCATGTGCCCGAGGCGCCTTCCCTGCCGCCGCGCGCCGCCACGGCCGCGCCGGTGATCGGCTATCTCGGCAGCGCCAACCCGATCAACCAGTCGGCGCTGCGCGCGCTGCTCGGCGCGCTCGACCTGCCGGAGCTGGCGGCGCAGGGGGCGCGGCTGCTGGTCGGCGGCGGCGCCAGCCGTGCCGCCGAGGGCCAGCCCGCCCCGGTGCAGCCGGTGGGCGAGGTGGCCGAGCTCGCCGGCTTCTATGCCGGGCTCGACCTCGCCGTGAACCCGCACCAGGGCGGCACCGGCCTCAAGATCAAGACGGTGGAGGCGCTGGCGCATGGGCGGCCGGTGCTCGGCACCGCGGACGCCTTCCTGGGCCTGGAGCCCGAGGCGCCCTATCACGCGGTGGGCAGCGCCGCGGCGCTGGCGCCGCATCTGCTGCGCTACGCCGCCGAGCCCGGCTTCCGCGCCGAGGTCGCCGCCGCCAGCCAGGCGCTCTATGCGCGCTACGTCGCCGCGGTGGAGCGCCAGGCCTCGCTGCTGCGCAACCGCGCCGCGCTGCGCGCCGCGCTGCAGCGGCCGCGCGTGCTGCTGGTGACCGACCTGCCCTTCTGGCAGGAAAGCCTCGGCAACCATGCCCGCATCGCCGAGATGCTGCGGGTCGGCCGGCAGCTGATGGATTTCGACGTCTTCTCGCTGCGCAGCCTGTCGCCCGCCGAGCGCGCCACGGCGCAGCGCCTGGTGGGCGGGCGCGGCCGGGTCTTCTCCTTCAAGGACTATCCGGCCGGGGTGAGCCCGCTGCCCGAGCTGGATCGAGACCGCCGGGCTGATGCAGCCATTCGAGCGCACGCAATTCGCCCGCGCCTTCTTCGGCGCGCTGGAGGCGCATCTGGCGCAGCACAGCTACGCCATCGGCATCGTCGAATACATCCGGCTGAGCTATCTGCGGCACGCCAAGGGCTTCCCGGGCCTGTCGGTGCTCGACACGCATGA
- a CDS encoding glycosyltransferase family 4 protein, translating to MEQPAPPPVTPPPPGAAAPRPLRDLPRGPASLAATPLARRTLRHLLIALPSAAHGGTERHALALARMLHAAGVAITIVADPERHPALARDAGQALAGRLRGARIAWDAETAVEENIRRQRVALEAVLEGMRVDAALLPLPWPNAGLGLQAALGAAGLPTLVIGHLAPPETPPGIGPEAQADAARLPGLWAAVSAPIAARLEAAFGLPPGRVVVVPNGVAPPPAVDAARRRSLRAALRAELDLPAEAPVALFLGRLEPVKGAELLPFLAQAFIRRGGAALAAAGGGPLEARLAAAMPGGRSPLRLLGHRSDAGNLLLAADALLLPSRLEGCPLVFLEAASRHCPVVATPAALEALGEAAPRLAALCPAEDIAGLADALVEACAGAGETGSRIAAAAAHAARQDEAAMLAQYRDLLRALPGLAPGGLPATGRAAGMSGGSALPGGGL from the coding sequence TTGGAACAGCCTGCCCCGCCGCCGGTGACGCCACCCCCGCCGGGCGCGGCCGCGCCCCGCCCGCTTCGGGACCTGCCGCGCGGCCCCGCTTCGCTCGCCGCCACCCCGCTGGCCCGCCGCACCCTGCGCCATCTGCTGATCGCGCTCCCCTCCGCGGCGCATGGCGGGACCGAGCGCCACGCCCTGGCGCTGGCGCGCATGCTGCACGCCGCCGGCGTCGCCATCACCATCGTGGCCGACCCCGAGCGGCACCCGGCGCTGGCGCGCGATGCCGGCCAGGCGCTGGCCGGCCGCCTGCGCGGCGCCCGCATCGCCTGGGATGCCGAGACGGCGGTGGAGGAGAATATCCGCCGCCAACGCGTGGCGCTGGAGGCGGTGCTGGAGGGGATGCGCGTCGATGCGGCGCTGCTGCCGCTGCCCTGGCCGAATGCCGGGCTCGGCCTGCAGGCGGCGCTCGGCGCCGCCGGGCTGCCGACGCTGGTGATCGGCCATCTGGCGCCGCCCGAGACACCCCCCGGCATCGGGCCCGAGGCGCAGGCCGACGCCGCGCGCCTGCCCGGGCTCTGGGCCGCCGTCTCGGCGCCGATCGCGGCGCGGCTGGAGGCGGCCTTCGGCCTGCCACCCGGCCGTGTCGTGGTGGTGCCGAACGGCGTCGCCCCGCCGCCGGCGGTGGATGCGGCGCGCCGCCGCAGCCTGCGCGCCGCGCTGCGCGCCGAGCTCGATCTGCCGGCGGAGGCGCCGGTCGCGCTGTTCCTCGGCCGGCTGGAGCCGGTGAAGGGCGCCGAGCTGCTGCCCTTCCTGGCCCAGGCCTTCATCCGCCGCGGCGGCGCCGCGCTGGCGGCCGCCGGCGGCGGCCCGCTGGAGGCGCGGCTGGCCGCGGCCATGCCGGGCGGGCGCTCGCCGCTGCGGCTGCTCGGCCATCGCAGCGACGCCGGCAATCTGCTGCTGGCGGCCGATGCGCTGCTGCTGCCCTCGCGGCTGGAGGGCTGCCCGCTGGTCTTCCTGGAGGCCGCGTCGCGCCACTGCCCCGTCGTCGCCACCCCGGCGGCGCTGGAGGCGCTGGGCGAGGCGGCGCCGCGCCTGGCCGCGCTCTGCCCGGCCGAGGACATCGCCGGCCTGGCCGATGCGCTGGTCGAGGCCTGCGCCGGCGCGGGCGAGACCGGATCGCGCATCGCCGCCGCCGCCGCCCATGCGGCGCGGCAGGATGAGGCGGCGATGCTGGCGCAGTATCGCGACCTGCTGCGCGCCCTGCCCGGCCTGGCGCCCGGCGGCCTGCCTGCCACGGGCCGCGCCGCCGGCATGTCCGGCGGTTCCGCCCTGCCCGGAGGCGGGCTATGA
- a CDS encoding glycosyltransferase, whose translation MIAFRQQAAEAGGVQSMAGPELAIIIPVHRQPGLLAEALEDALAQQGAPRHAIVIVDDGCPLPETAETALAYARRHPGRIVLLRRPNGGLPAARNSGIDFVLRAWPNCRALLMLDADNRLRPHFLARAAAALDAASERIGWVYPDLDSFGLPQHYALDGEYSAFLHLHENFCDAGSLIARRVFERGLRFDERLREGFEDWEFWMRAGRAGFRGQHLPEAGFLYRKRPESMLAHAERARGAILGALRLEARQALSARALQRLEAEELPRFALTVAGEAEARRVTDPLHPRHAPESPEALRRRALRAARRPQAESFPPVWAFASRAGLDLLARLRLLHNVFWQAQRLLMQSPKSAFVLVELAPAAAAAGPGAGFGLRLPPSAPASAARAQLIFARSERLLAAARDARLDWAQPLSGGTAPEAVTLRVELPWPVAEAELLRPPGAQDALVAEVAALRALAATRSRLPTEWRRDWRGSRLRTPGLHRALNGAGAVLPWLPPHPGRQIGFVLPVYAFGGVEKVVQNQAEVLRRQGWTPHLFLTGAESAALPASQSGAFETVQFFPLPAAERADRAQRYFAARLPEQADATAAADALGLLAAMDVVVNTHALAAHPLMGQLRRQGVRSWLGLHLLDNGPRGEPVGNPLTALAYEAGYDGILVISRQLRDWCHAQGVPADKLVVLPNAASYPADPKRVAAALAARQARDPAAPLKVLFLGRLDHQKGPDRLREIMLATRGAALQWRVVGQPVLDAAPPDFSGTGVLPEPPAATPAALDALYAWADVVILPSRFEGAPLTIPEAQRFGCVVLATDTGAVAEMLRDGVDGLLVPAAEEQVVAECAARLRALAADPARCRAIAAAAAARAAETSWETNMAGWMRILGAGAGLAA comes from the coding sequence ATGATTGCGTTCCGGCAACAGGCGGCGGAGGCAGGCGGGGTGCAGAGCATGGCCGGGCCGGAACTGGCCATCATCATCCCCGTCCATCGCCAGCCCGGCCTGCTGGCCGAGGCGCTGGAGGATGCGCTGGCGCAGCAGGGCGCCCCGCGCCATGCCATCGTCATCGTCGATGATGGCTGCCCGCTGCCGGAGACCGCCGAGACCGCGCTGGCCTATGCGCGGCGCCATCCCGGCCGCATCGTGCTGCTGCGCCGGCCGAATGGCGGGCTGCCGGCGGCGCGCAACAGCGGCATCGATTTCGTGCTGCGCGCCTGGCCGAATTGCCGCGCCCTGCTGATGCTGGATGCCGACAACCGGCTGCGCCCGCATTTCCTGGCGCGCGCCGCGGCGGCGCTGGATGCGGCTTCAGAGCGCATCGGCTGGGTCTATCCCGATCTCGACAGCTTCGGCCTGCCGCAGCACTACGCGCTGGATGGCGAATATTCCGCCTTCCTGCATCTGCACGAGAATTTCTGCGATGCCGGCAGCCTGATCGCCCGCCGCGTCTTCGAGCGCGGGCTGCGCTTCGATGAGCGGCTGCGCGAGGGCTTCGAGGATTGGGAATTCTGGATGCGCGCCGGCCGCGCCGGCTTCCGCGGCCAGCACCTGCCCGAGGCCGGCTTCCTCTACCGCAAGCGCCCCGAGAGCATGCTGGCGCATGCCGAGCGGGCGCGCGGCGCCATCCTCGGCGCGCTGCGGCTGGAGGCGCGCCAGGCCCTCTCCGCCCGCGCCCTGCAGCGCCTGGAGGCGGAGGAGCTGCCGCGCTTCGCCCTCACCGTCGCCGGGGAGGCCGAGGCGCGCCGCGTCACCGACCCGCTGCATCCGCGCCACGCGCCGGAGAGCCCGGAGGCGCTGCGCCGCCGTGCCCTGCGCGCCGCGCGCCGGCCGCAGGCCGAGAGCTTCCCGCCGGTCTGGGCCTTCGCCAGCCGCGCCGGGCTCGACCTGCTGGCGCGGCTGCGGCTGCTGCACAATGTCTTCTGGCAGGCGCAGCGCCTGCTGATGCAGAGCCCGAAATCCGCCTTCGTGCTGGTCGAGCTGGCGCCCGCCGCCGCGGCCGCCGGCCCGGGCGCTGGCTTCGGCCTGCGCCTGCCGCCCTCCGCCCCGGCCAGCGCGGCGCGCGCGCAGCTGATCTTCGCGCGCAGCGAAAGGCTGCTGGCCGCCGCCCGCGATGCGCGGCTGGACTGGGCGCAGCCGCTCTCCGGCGGCACCGCGCCGGAGGCGGTGACGCTGCGCGTCGAACTGCCCTGGCCGGTCGCCGAGGCCGAGCTGCTGCGCCCGCCCGGCGCGCAGGACGCGCTGGTGGCGGAGGTGGCGGCGCTGCGCGCCCTGGCCGCCACCCGCTCCCGCCTGCCCACCGAATGGCGGCGCGACTGGCGCGGCAGCCGGCTGCGCACGCCCGGGCTGCACCGCGCGCTGAACGGCGCCGGCGCCGTGCTGCCCTGGCTGCCGCCGCATCCCGGCCGGCAGATCGGCTTCGTGCTGCCGGTCTATGCCTTTGGCGGCGTCGAGAAGGTGGTGCAGAACCAGGCCGAGGTGCTGCGCCGCCAGGGCTGGACGCCGCATCTGTTCCTGACCGGGGCGGAAAGCGCGGCGCTGCCCGCCAGCCAGTCCGGCGCCTTCGAGACGGTGCAGTTCTTCCCGCTGCCGGCGGCCGAGCGCGCCGACCGCGCGCAGCGCTATTTCGCCGCCCGCCTGCCGGAACAGGCGGATGCCACCGCCGCGGCCGATGCGCTGGGGCTGCTGGCGGCGATGGATGTCGTGGTCAACACCCATGCGCTGGCGGCGCATCCGCTGATGGGCCAGCTGCGCCGCCAGGGTGTCCGCAGCTGGCTCGGCCTGCATCTGCTGGACAATGGCCCGCGCGGCGAGCCGGTGGGCAACCCGCTCACCGCCCTGGCCTATGAGGCCGGCTATGACGGCATCCTGGTGATCTCCCGGCAATTGCGCGACTGGTGCCACGCCCAGGGCGTGCCGGCGGACAAGCTGGTGGTGCTGCCCAATGCCGCCTCCTACCCCGCCGACCCGAAGCGGGTGGCCGCGGCGCTGGCGGCGCGGCAGGCGCGCGACCCGGCGGCGCCGCTGAAGGTGCTGTTCCTCGGCCGGCTGGACCACCAGAAGGGCCCGGACCGGCTGCGCGAGATCATGCTGGCGACACGCGGCGCGGCGCTGCAATGGCGCGTCGTCGGCCAGCCGGTGCTGGATGCGGCGCCGCCCGATTTCAGCGGCACCGGCGTGCTGCCCGAGCCGCCGGCGGCGACCCCCGCCGCGCTCGACGCGCTCTATGCCTGGGCGGATGTCGTCATCCTGCCCTCGCGCTTCGAGGGCGCGCCGCTGACCATCCCGGAGGCGCAGCGCTTCGGCTGCGTCGTGCTGGCGACCGACACCGGCGCGGTGGCCGAGATGCTGCGCGACGGGGTGGACGGGCTGCTGGTGCCGGCGGCGGAGGAGCAGGTGGTGGCGGAATGCGCGGCGCGGCTGCGCGCCCTGGCCGCCGACCCGGCGCGCTGCCGGGCGATCGCCGCCGCGGCCGCGGCGCGCGCGGCGGAGACGAGTTGGGAGACGAACATGGCAGGCTGGATGCGCATCCTGGGCGCCGGGGCGGGGCTCGCGGCATGA
- a CDS encoding glycosyltransferase family 4 protein, with protein MPASPRIDSSRPARRVVFVGGDSPMNRDGLRWFVEQVWPCFEDSEAELHVAGGVCDTLRDLAAGTRRLVLHGQVADLAGFLDAADIGINPVFYGGGLKIKTVEYLCRGIPSVLSEEAVFGIEGGAGEAYLLARSRGEFVAGLDRLLREPALRQRLSAAAHGFGRRHFGRAATRRALLAMADQARGAEAPRRVA; from the coding sequence ATGCCGGCCTCGCCGCGCATCGACAGCAGCCGCCCGGCGCGGCGCGTCGTCTTCGTCGGCGGCGACAGCCCGATGAACCGCGACGGGCTGCGCTGGTTCGTCGAGCAGGTCTGGCCCTGCTTCGAAGACAGCGAGGCCGAGCTGCATGTGGCGGGCGGCGTCTGCGACACGCTGCGCGACCTGGCCGCCGGCACCCGCCGCCTCGTGCTGCACGGCCAGGTGGCCGACCTCGCCGGCTTCCTCGACGCCGCCGATATCGGCATCAACCCGGTCTTCTATGGCGGCGGGCTGAAGATCAAGACGGTCGAGTATCTCTGCCGCGGCATCCCCTCGGTGCTGAGCGAGGAGGCGGTGTTCGGCATCGAGGGCGGCGCCGGCGAGGCCTATCTGCTGGCCCGCTCGCGCGGCGAATTCGTCGCCGGCCTCGACCGGCTGCTGCGCGAGCCGGCGCTGCGGCAGCGCCTCTCGGCCGCGGCGCATGGCTTCGGCCGGCGGCATTTCGGCCGGGCCGCGACCCGCCGGGCGCTGCTCGCCATGGCCGATCAGGCGCGCGGCGCGGAGGCGCCCCGCCGGGTCGCCTGA
- a CDS encoding DUF6212 domain-containing protein has protein sequence MRTVQILPADLAALMSGGPALILGEELAGAEPAAPDGLGAFLARRLPGGDVWLHRPGTAPDPAALSPLPWPPADILAVVESDAARLEAWQGWWEEAGQAPPPRILADSLTAALPELMAALARALLGVNDRAVTLQRSLVALRQDHEALREAHGALTRRLAHQPEAAPRLVLATEPGPHRLAAGGAPFRLRQRLGVALDGLARLALHVAEADPEAVGEALLRLRLIGAESGRVQGAWTLALRGLAPGWLVLDLPTPLGALGEGAVLELQAEAAPAGGFALSLDAGWTEDSAALQAEGAAAPGEHALALRLWTGEPGSRFLAPAHWRWDAPGLALPEAGVPHAVPESSWAAARALSGEASLIGLGEEMPRALLRAGGSGPALLHLPYLHGAGLDLLRLGAVLRQGSAADLRLGLWLLPLDRRLEQASDLAPRADGGSWSGWLGFNPDGTLEAALPLPLALGLRFQLVLALAGPDGAAAPAGSAVELTRLALQTAEGAAPLLERAAVDLPQALPPIAPLPVAALPEAGPGPAAAPAPAAAPEAAAAEATAPLPATTLQPVATLEAVMLNQYRPPPPQDAQGYRHLDMTIMSLGVGETRWPGVRFKLSLSGEQPRLEFRQAQGHPEAFSRWLGQGEDKFGPFLRLGLAELPAQLAREDAEPRDTLLLRTLLRLLPGATANAARAAGLLPEEMGQWLEAARLLAAQASLGEPGADAPGAPPEEAEKLLLNQHYAGTGDYRHLDITVLNLRGDPAEGMEGEAAWPMVRLKLGRTSRSESIEFRQSQGWPQAFEEWTETGFDRFGPFIRLTAENLASYREALAAPRDRALLAVLLQRLPGLTRAAAAEAGLDEAAQADWAAAAERLAVALAGTAAPAAG, from the coding sequence ATGAGGACGGTGCAGATCCTGCCGGCCGATCTGGCGGCGCTGATGAGCGGCGGCCCGGCGCTGATCCTGGGCGAGGAGCTGGCCGGCGCCGAGCCGGCGGCGCCGGACGGGCTCGGCGCCTTCCTGGCCCGCCGCCTGCCGGGCGGCGATGTCTGGCTGCACCGCCCCGGCACCGCGCCCGACCCGGCCGCGCTGTCGCCGCTGCCCTGGCCGCCGGCCGACATCCTGGCCGTGGTGGAGAGCGACGCCGCCCGGCTGGAAGCCTGGCAGGGCTGGTGGGAGGAGGCCGGCCAGGCGCCGCCGCCGCGCATCCTGGCCGACAGCCTGACCGCCGCCCTGCCCGAGCTGATGGCGGCGCTGGCCCGCGCGCTGCTCGGCGTCAATGACCGCGCGGTGACGCTGCAGCGCAGCCTGGTGGCGCTGCGCCAGGACCATGAGGCGCTGCGCGAGGCGCATGGCGCGCTGACCCGCCGCCTGGCGCATCAGCCCGAGGCGGCGCCGCGGCTGGTGCTGGCGACCGAGCCCGGGCCGCATCGCCTGGCCGCCGGCGGCGCGCCCTTCCGGCTGCGCCAGCGGCTCGGCGTCGCGCTGGACGGGCTGGCGCGGCTGGCGCTGCATGTCGCCGAGGCCGATCCGGAAGCGGTGGGCGAGGCGCTGCTGCGGCTGCGGCTGATCGGCGCCGAGAGCGGCCGGGTGCAGGGCGCCTGGACCCTGGCGCTGCGCGGCCTGGCGCCGGGCTGGCTGGTGCTCGACCTGCCGACGCCGCTCGGCGCGCTGGGCGAGGGCGCGGTGCTGGAGCTGCAGGCCGAGGCCGCGCCCGCCGGCGGCTTCGCCCTGTCCCTGGATGCCGGCTGGACCGAGGACAGCGCCGCGCTGCAGGCCGAGGGCGCCGCCGCGCCGGGTGAGCATGCCCTGGCGCTGCGGCTCTGGACCGGCGAGCCGGGCAGCCGCTTCCTGGCGCCGGCGCATTGGCGCTGGGACGCGCCCGGCCTGGCCCTGCCGGAGGCCGGCGTGCCGCATGCCGTGCCGGAATCCAGCTGGGCCGCCGCCCGGGCGCTTTCGGGCGAGGCCAGCCTGATCGGGCTGGGCGAGGAGATGCCGCGCGCCCTGCTGCGCGCCGGCGGCAGCGGCCCGGCGCTGCTGCACCTGCCCTATCTGCATGGCGCGGGGCTCGACCTGCTGCGGCTCGGCGCGGTGCTGCGCCAGGGCAGTGCGGCGGACCTGCGGCTCGGCCTCTGGCTGCTGCCGCTGGACCGGCGGCTGGAGCAGGCTTCCGACCTGGCGCCGCGCGCCGATGGCGGCAGCTGGAGCGGCTGGCTCGGCTTCAACCCGGACGGCACGCTGGAGGCGGCGCTGCCGCTGCCGCTGGCGCTCGGCCTGCGCTTCCAGCTGGTGCTGGCGCTGGCCGGCCCGGATGGCGCCGCGGCGCCCGCCGGCAGCGCGGTCGAGCTGACGCGGCTGGCGCTGCAGACCGCCGAGGGCGCGGCGCCGCTGCTGGAGCGCGCGGCGGTGGACCTGCCGCAGGCGCTGCCGCCCATCGCCCCCCTGCCCGTGGCAGCCCTGCCCGAGGCCGGACCCGGACCCGCCGCCGCGCCGGCACCGGCTGCCGCCCCGGAGGCGGCGGCCGCCGAGGCCACGGCCCCGCTGCCCGCCACCACCCTGCAGCCCGTGGCGACGCTGGAGGCGGTGATGCTGAACCAGTACCGCCCGCCGCCGCCGCAGGATGCGCAGGGCTACCGGCATCTCGACATGACCATCATGAGCCTGGGCGTCGGCGAGACGCGCTGGCCCGGGGTGCGCTTCAAGCTCTCGCTGTCCGGCGAGCAGCCGCGGCTGGAATTCCGCCAGGCGCAGGGCCATCCGGAGGCGTTCAGCCGCTGGCTGGGCCAGGGCGAGGACAAGTTCGGCCCCTTCCTGCGCCTCGGCCTGGCCGAGCTGCCGGCGCAGCTGGCGCGCGAGGATGCCGAGCCGCGCGACACGCTGCTGCTGCGCACCCTGCTGCGCCTGCTGCCCGGGGCCACCGCCAATGCCGCCCGCGCCGCCGGGCTGCTGCCCGAGGAGATGGGCCAGTGGCTGGAGGCCGCGCGCCTGCTGGCGGCGCAGGCCAGCCTCGGCGAGCCCGGCGCCGACGCCCCCGGCGCGCCGCCCGAGGAGGCGGAGAAGCTGCTGCTGAACCAGCATTATGCCGGGACCGGCGATTACCGGCATCTCGACATCACCGTGCTGAACCTGCGCGGCGACCCGGCGGAGGGCATGGAGGGCGAGGCGGCCTGGCCGATGGTGCGGCTGAAGCTCGGCCGCACCAGCCGCAGCGAGAGCATCGAGTTCCGCCAGAGCCAGGGCTGGCCGCAGGCCTTCGAGGAATGGACCGAGACCGGCTTCGACCGCTTCGGCCCCTTCATCCGGCTGACGGCGGAGAACCTCGCCAGCTATCGCGAGGCGCTGGCGGCGCCGCGCGACCGGGCGCTGCTGGCGGTGCTGCTGCAGCGCCTGCCGGGGCTGACCCGCGCCGCCGCGGCCGAGGCCGGGCTGGACGAGGCGGCGCAGGCGGACTGGGCGGCGGCGGCGGAGCGCCTGGCGGTGGCCCTGGCCGGCACGGCGGCGCCGGCCGCCGGCTGA